ATGTTGATATGAAGGCCATCAAGAATTGAGCTAGGCAGGTTCTTCAAGGCTTAAGCTATTTGCATGGCCACAATCCTCCAATTATCCACGGAGACCTAAAATGGAAAAGTTAAATTGGAGATCTTGGATTGCAACTGTCTTGTAGGAGCCCAGTGCCCGAAGTGTTATTGGTATGGGCATCCCTTTCTCTGAAAGTGTTATGCTTTGGCCTAACTGTGTAAATTGCggtttgttatctttttttcttttttgcacgGGCACTCCTGAATTTATGGCTCCCAAGCTTTATGAAGAGGAATACGATGATCATGTGGACATAAACTATTTTGGCATGTGCATGCTAGAACTGGTTACTTGTGAATATCCATACAGTGAATGCAAAAATCCGGCTCAAATATACAAGAAGGTCACCTTTGTAAGTTGGCAAAACTACCTACAGTATATCTCATCCTTGCTTTTCTTCGACAAAACTGCTTTAGAGTGATCCGGTAGATATTTTGGCTTTAACAGCCCCCAATCAGAacatgccacatcaacaatttTACTTAAACCACAATATACCTTATCACAGCAGATCTTTTAGACCCCTTACACACCCCAAATCAATTCTTCAATATTCTATTGTTGAAGCCTTCAGAACCACCGCAAGGGTGCACTTCAGCAACTTCGTCCGTCATGGTCGTCCTTAGCCACTTCCATGGTCGGTGAGCATTATCCTTATCTGACCGCAAACCCCAACAATCTACCAATGTGATTATTATTCTATAAATCCACGAAAGCCCCCTTACCCAAACATAGCCCAACGAactcctcccctctctctctagaaaaaccctaactttcTTTCTCTAGAAAGCCACCCGCGTATCTCGATCATTCTCTCTACTGGTGGCGTCTGGATCTTCACAAAATTTTGGGTGTTGGTGTTGTGTACATGGTTcaagagaattttttttggcCTATGCCATATTATGCAATTTGTTCTCTCTTGGTTGAAGTGTAAATATCAAGTTTTTCATATGCTATTTATGGTTGTGGAGTCAAAGCCTTGGTTCCTATATATGGAAAGATATTTAGTTTCCAAACCTTAGAGGTTTCCCATTGTCGACCTTCGTAACAATTGGGGTGTTTTCATCTTGAACAAACTCAAGAAGCAAATAGCATTCTTATTCCTCTTGGTTTTTTGGTCTCAAATTTTAGGAGTATGGGGATGGTAATACCTCGCATGGTagattgttttttctttccttttagctGATCTTCGTAATAATTTGGATCGTTTTCATGTTGAACAAATTCGAGAAGCATATAgcattcttcttcctctttgttttCTTGGTCTTGAATTTTAGGCTATAGGGAAAGGTAAATACCTCACGtggtagatatttttttttctttccttcaccgattttttttttttttttttttttttttgtaatgcatACTTGTAAATGGATATGTATAGCTTTGAAAATGATGCAAGCTTTGCCAATGAAGAGATCTGCAGAGAAGGGGAGATCTGTTACTTTTTGGTTGAAGAAGAGATCTGAGATGAGGAGAAAATAGTGTGAGAATCAATTTTTTCCTGGATGCAGTCTTATTGTAGTGTAAATGAAACACCTATATGGCATTAAATTATTGGAGTGCTGCTTTTTAGAAGAGCTCAACCCAACCGATTATAACATTAACTCTTTCTTAAAAATagttgttgtaatttttttcctatttgaCATTCATTTCGTATAGGGCATTAGGCCTGCTTCTCTCAGTAAAGTGAATGACCCTCAAGTCAAGCATATTAACATGTGGGATATGTTTAGCATATTAATATGTAATGGATGTAgtgtttgtgttagaatttgttTGTTTCAGTGCTCCAGAAAGCAGCCTTTTGTTTCCAAGATTCAAGTTTGTTGTGCTTAATGCAACCTCccatcaatattttattttaagttgcaTCTATAATTACTTGTGCTTTTTGATTGGATACTTGTATGGTTATTTATCTTCATATGTTTATTTGACTTGCTGGATGGTTTTATTGTTCCCATCGACTTAACTTGATCATTTTATTGCTTTCCGTTATTAGATTCCTGATAATGGTCCGTGGGGTTACAACttcacgggggtgaaacatgcaCCTCCTAGATGAAGTATGGGCTCAAGCTTGGGGCACCCCATGAAGACACATTTTCATAGGAGCTGAGATTTCCTAGAGTTTAGCAAGATCGAGGAGGGAGAGACGACTGCTGAGCGAGAACGTGAAGACCCCTTCTCATAGGAGCTGAGATTTGCGATGTAATTCATGGGTTACAATACAAGCTACATTGTggcatatttacaaaaaaacaaGGTTTACATTCAAACTTTCACATGCATCTACTATTAAACCATTCAAATACACAAGTGAATATATACACAAGCACCTTAACATTCCATCAATTCAATTTGTCAAGCTTATGTAAGGTAGACATTAAACATGGAATTAAAAGATGATAGATAGGAGTAGCTTCTTCATGCTGCCTCTTCAAATCCAACTCTCAATTTGCCATAATCAAAGACTTCCCATGGTAGCGACCCATGAAGACTTTCCCCAGGATCCTGCATTGCAAAGATGCCCTTTTCAGTGAGAATCATCCAACCAGAAGCATCCCCATAGGCAAATCCTTTATTATGGTAActtaaacaaagataaaaaggaaaagaaaaagaaattgaaatacaCTTTACCATGAAAATGCATATCCtccaatgttttcaacatcctATTTAAGCCATAAAGAATTCGGCCAAcatctttaatatatatatatatatatatatataaagaagaaaaaaaagaagaattatgCAATGAATTCGACCAGCATTgcataaaaagaagaataaaaaaaattatataatgcgTCTTGTATACTGTATAGTCGTATGACCCATTTAATTGTATTCTTCTTTAATCAACCGAAAAGCTGCTTCTAGTGGAAGTTTTTTTTCTAAGATGAAGTACAGAGAACCCAGAATTTTCTCATGTTAATGATAACATTCATATACCGTTTTCTTttgcttatatttttctatcaaCTTGTTTTTTTCCCCAAACCAGAAGGTGTATAAATGTAAAAGAGAGGAGCATGTAGTTAAGAACAAACTCAGTGAGTGGGGGAAATGAAAGCACCTATTAGAGGCAACGCTGAGGAGTTCACTTGAGTGGCGGAGCTGCAAAGGAGTGCAGCCAACTTGAAGGATCTCACGCTTAGGAGGTGGGTCATGCGCAGAAGAGACCAGCCAATCTGTAGTAGAGGGAGGAACAAGAGAGCATCACCCACAAACGGTGAATCTTGGAGTGCGAAGATGAGATTTGGGGGAGGGGAGACGGAAGAGGGGGATTTGGGAAGTCGAtggtcttcttcttctcttctcttctcttctcttctcttctcttcgtgttttccttttttttaaataaaaattgctCTGACATCAGCAGTCCACGTCAGCTTCATACGCAGATTCATCCGCCAACTCGTCTATACCTAAACGGACTGATGAGTTATATCTTGCATCGACACATGCCATAATTTTGTATAGCAGTTTGTGAGtctaacattttttattataaaatatataaaatcaagagaaaagaaataaaaaccaataattgtatattaaattaattcttcAATTGCATTCGTTTGATGATATCACCCACATTGAATCATGGTTAACAGTTTTTGTGGAAGTTTACATGTAATATTATCTCAAAAGACTTCACTCATCAATCAACTTGGTTGTTCTTAAGAATATGTAACCAAAAGGTTGTTTAAGGCTTTAAGCTATGGCAGATtacacttttttgtttttatataggGAGTGAGGGATTTCAAACCTAGATTTTTCATTTGGAAAACCGGGTTATATTACGCATTTTTATGTTCACTTTGTAATCTTCATAGAAATTGCATTTCATGCAAGTGTTGGATAtgttaaaattatcaaaattttcactgcattttataacaaattatgATGCATTAATGTATTGATGTTGGGATTGGATACGGCTGATCTTATGTTCAATTCGTTTTatccaattaattatattttactatgACGAACTATCTCCTAAATTTCATTTAaatccgtttttttttttaacgttctCTTGAATTAAAAGGAAACTCAAAAACCACGTAGgtgtatttctttttcatatgtaCTTTCACTTGTTGTCTTCATTTTGAATCTATACAAAAATTGAGTTATACATTGGAGTATTTGCAGTCGAAAAGTTTAAAACTGTATCAACAAAGGTTATGAACTTGTTGACTATAGCACATTCTCAAAAAATTTCCTAACTAAAGATATCTAGTTTAATAAATTCAAGACATGGCAATTTAAAATGGTTTAAAAGGTTACATTTAACATGGTTATCAATTCTTTGAAAGtactttttattgattttctttttaaaaactttatatTGTTATTCTTTAAAGCTACAAATTAGGGATGGACGGGGTTGCAGACGCCCACCCTATCTAGCCCTTGCCAGATTGAGGCGGGGGCCCCTATACGTAGACAAGGAGCATGCGGGCAAATACCCGCACTCATTTGGGCACTAGGGGATGGGCTGAGTCCAAGCCCGCCCGATATTTATCCCGTCCGTCCAgcccaattatatatatatatatatatacacacacatatatatttaaaaaatcaaaattttttaataaaatgacgtcattttatctgagttgtttttttcttgttctcccCAAAACGTTGTTGTTTTACATTAGCTTTGGTTTAAAAGTTAACTCCCCCAATCCGCAGACAAAGGGGTTGTGGGCGGATGCCGCACGCATCTGGGCACAAGGGGATGATGCCCAGGCTGGGTCTCATGCCCagttacacacacacacattgcAAACctaagttttttaataaatcaacaCCATTTTATCTtaggttatgttttttttaaaataaaatgtcgTTGTTTTACATTAGATTTGGTTTAATAgttaacccccccccccccccaatggtgtctctctctctttcctctctcaaTCTTGACTCTCTTCTCTTCTAATATTATGATCCTGAGAGttaaatatataatcaaattagTATTCAACAATCAAATGACTTTTTGATCAATGGTTGAGTCTTTAACATATTTAGTATTAGAGCAGGATCACGTCACTAGTTCAAGTCAGAGAGGGGGTGAATTGTAGGCTAGATTAAAATGCCTTAGAGCTATGTATGGGCATggtgttaagtcattgaatactgataaaTGAGTGAAACCACCAAAAGAGATAGGCCTATCACCGAGTTAGTGTCAATAAAGTGGGTCACCGTGGATGTCGAGTTCGAAAATGTGGTGGAATATTATGATATTGAggttaaaggtttaaccaaattaatatctaacaAACCAAAAGCTTTTGAATCAATGGTTGTGGTTGagtttttaacaatatttcaCCATCCGCCGGTCGCCGTCCGttattgtctctctctctctccctctagtTGTTGCCCTCCGAATTTTAGCcacaagtatctctctctctacttgAGTTGAATTTTGGATCTCATTTTGTTTGGTTGTAGGGGACGAAGGTTTTGAGCGAACAGTCGTAAGTCAATTCACTCTTGATATGCAAACAGGGCACCCACCCGTTCAAGGGTGCTACCAGGAGGGGGGGAGGGCGGAGCCAACGCCCGTTCGGGGGTGCAGGTAGCACCCTTGAGGTACAAATGcaattcaataataaaaaaaaaaaaaaaaaaaaaaaaaaaaaaaaaaaaaaaaattatttactttgaCTTTTTGAgtaagtttaataaaataaaaaacaaattatttactttGACTGCataggggggaaaaaaaaacaatcaaatatataattcaaattcGATGCATAAgcaatgagcaaacaaattaCGTTACGATCATTCGTAACTTcatttcaactctctctctctctctccctcgtcTTCTCCCATAGGCTAGGGTTCGGGGTCCCattttttcttcaagattaaaTTCTGAGTAATTCTGCGGTGACATTCATGGCTGCGACAATGGTGAGCTCCGCGGGAGGGCTTTTGGCGATGCTGAACGAGGCGCACCCATCGCTCAAGCTCCACGCGCTCTCCAACCTCAACAATCTGGTCGACAACTTTTGGCCAGAGATCTCCACCAGCGTTCCTGTCATGTACCCTCTCGTTCTCTGTATAATTTTCTGTTATTGCTCGGTCTTTTTTTAAGCAGGGTTTCGGCTCTAGTTGCGCTTGATCTGTTTGTTGTTGAGAAATTGAGACAGAAAGACATAACATGCGAATAATGAACTTTCTTTCGTCATTGTTCTTTTTACACATTGTGGGAGATAATAGAAAGCAGAGGCTTAAATCTTTTTTtaggaatttcttttttttttttagtcttagCGACCTTCTACTTTGATTCTTGTTTACTATTTCCCGGTGGAGGATGATATTCTTTCTTGTTAAAGTAATACAGCGAGGGTTCTTTAGTAAGGGAAAGAGTTGGGGTTTGTGGtttttattgaaattgattGGCTAATGGGGAAGTGAGCAAAGGAGGAGACTTTTTCCAATTTGATCGATACTCTAATGGTTGCAGACCTAAACCGAAAAGGAAATACCCAGCTTTATCATGCCGCACGTGCAGTTACTAtggggtaattttttttaatattgggttcttatttttattcttgcATCAATCTCAACAAGTTGGGGTTCGGATGGACTGTAATCTCTCTCCAAGATGTTAAAAATAGATGAACATATGGTCCTGTGGTAGTTGTTTAGACTCAAAGGTAGTTGTAATGGCAGTGTTGTTAGTATAGATTGCCCTAGTTGTGATTGGTtgtattcttttataattattgtcAATGAATTTATTAAAGGCGTAAAGGGGTCCTACCTAAGTATACTAGCTGAGTTGTGATTGGTTGTCTAACATACGCTTTTGATGAATCTATATCAATGAATTTATTAAAGGGGCACTACCCAAGTATATTTgggagaagggggggggggggggggtgtataCATAGGAGAACACCTAGCAAGGAGGGAAATGGGAACATTAGTAAATCTTTCAAAGGAGAAAAGCTAGGGCTCATACGGACATATGACAACTCATACAATTATTTgagcataaaaaattttaactttaggCACGTTATCTACTTCTCTCGTGATCTTCAAAATTGCGGGAGTTGCATTCAATTCAAATACTCCACATTACGCATAACAGAGCCATCCTCCATACATCTACACTCATATTACCTCCCTATTTACCACCCCCTCATTCTACCATTACTTCACATTAGTCAAGGGAATCACCCATTCAATCCCAAGAATGTGAAATATTGACACTCCCTAGGCCTTAGCCACTTCATCAATGAAGCAACAAATGGTCAGTAGTTTAGGCCACTCTTCTTGCACGTAGAACTCCAATCCGTCACCATAAGGCGCTTCCTCGTCCTTACATGGTCCATGGTCATAGTTTTGCCTAGCATTGTCATACATACAAAGAAAGCCACTCTTAGGGATCCGTTTTCttcatataatttctctaaGGAAATGAGTGTTCGGTTGTAAGatgcaatattttttataaaacgaTCTATCCTCAAACTTTTTCGTTTCCTTTTTGCTAAGTAAGAAGCcttcataaaaaaacacaaaaggcaACCAAGTACATTGGACAAACTTTTTCCTATTGAATTAATCATCCAATTTTATccttaggggtgctacccgccctaTACGGACAGGTAGCACCCTCCCTTACCCCCTGGCAATGCATAGAATGGACTAGCAGATATTTCAACCCACTGTCAATACTTCGCCCAACAAAACTCCAAATAGAAAAACCCACAAATCCAACCCCAAATCTTCacattcaaatcccaaaatatagaATCAAACTTCAAATACGTAGATCcaatcataaattttaaaaaaaaaaaagttgtgaagAACAACTTGCCCACGACCATGTCTTAGCCGTGGGTCTCACAAAAGTACAAATGACCAAACCATGGTCGTGGGTCACGGAAACTCACAGTCATGGCTTTGTTGTGGGTCTATATGTAGACCCATGACCACGGCTTGGCCGTGGCGCTCTAAAGACCCATGGCACCACCCACGACTAAGTCGTGGATGTGGGGCACTAAAACCCACGACCATGGCCATGGCTCTCTCGGCTACAACCAGCTCGAGTGACCCAAGACCATGGACTTGCAAGAAGAAAGCtagaaggaggaggagaagaaggaggagaataagaagcagaagcagaagaagaataGGAGGGCTGGAGGAGACGAAGAATAGAAGAGAAGAAGTTGAAAGCTGAACGGCAGATTGAGagtatgagagagagaataggAGTGTTTGAATGAGGTTaaattggattttttcaattatatagTATGGGTGGGTTATATACGGGCAGGTGGGACCCATTCTCGCCCcctttatttttaagaaaatccaCCTGCTTACCCAGGGTAACATGTGGATTTCCTACCCATTTCCCTTGCGGGCTGGGCAGATTGGACGGGCTGGCCGTTTTCCTGTGGCCTGCCGCCCAACCCTATGGAGTTGGGTTGCACCACTTGCACTTTTTAATAAAGTATGATTACTTGTCAAAAGGAGATGAGATTTGTCAGTATGTGAAGTGTGTCAGTCATAGTTATAACAACGGGTTTTGTGTAGTAATATCACTTCATCGTGATTCCCTGTGAAATAATTTTGGATTTCAACTCAGCATCATTAAAACAAATCAGTATGTATATTACTTTGCAAGTGGGAGATATATTGCCTGCAAAGTTGGAGTTGAAATGCTATTACTAGACAAACATTCCATATTTTTGGGATGATGCACTTAAATGCTTGGACCGTGATTTGGTTAGTACagttttttatattgtaatctTTCTTGCACTCTTTTAAGCAATTACCATGTCTCTGTTGTGCAAATTTTTCGAACACTTAAACAAGTGTAATAATCTCATTAGATTTCATTTTGGTATTGCTGGATTTCTGATTTGTTGCAaggcattttgtttttttgtaggTTAGTGGTGgtactgtgtttttttttttgtttcccttgAAATGAGAGTCTATGATTCATTGTTGTGCAGAGAAAGTTTGtatgaagatgaagaatttgatcaaCATCAGAGACAACTTGCTGCCCTACTTGTGTCTAAGGTAGAAAGCTTtggttgctctctctctctctctccaccccacttttttctttccatggtGAACTAGCAGTTCTTTGTTCAAACACAATGATGTTGTTGCTTTTGCAAAATCCATTGTCTTCTGAAATGAGAGCCTTTGGGTCCAGATATGTTGGGTGGCAAAAGAGAGAATATCGACCATTTCGAGACTTGAGTGgctgtaatttatttttgactCTGCAGTAGCTAATTTACAAGCAATTAGACTAATATAAGAAATAGATTTTGCAACTTTGTGTCTCATGGCATCTACCCAATATCTATATTTCATGTTTTCCCTTTTTACTCCTCGAATATCTAGTTTTTACCAACTTGCTCTTGTACATGGAAATTTTTTCTCTCAGGTCTTCTATTACTTGAGTGAGCTTAACGATGCGTTATCATATGCTCTTGGAGCCGGTTCTTTATTTGATGTGTCAGAGGATTCTGATTATGTCCATACACTTCTTGGTACGAGTGATTGTGTTAGTTAAAAATATCAATGGGATTGAATTTTGATCATAAAATTCAATTATCTTAAGAGGTTGAAgtaatatgtgtgtgtttgaGGAATTTTATGATCATAATATGTTTacatgtaattttttctttttgatcctTTTCACAGCTAAAGCTATTGATGAATATGCCAGTCTTAAGGCTAAGGCTGCAGAATCAAATGCTGAATCTGCAAAGGTGGACCCTAGATTGGAGGCAATTGTGGAGAGAATGCTGGATAAGTATGTAAAGCTGCCCTTTTTTCCCAATTGAAAGTAGCACCTCAGATGTTTAAGCTAATCTTAGTATTTCTTCATTTAGGTGTATTGCTGATGGAAAATACCCACAAGCTATGGGTATTGCAATTGAATGCCGGCGATTGGATAAACTTGAGGAAGCAATCACAAAGAGTGATAATGTTCAAGGCACTTTATCTTATTGCATTAATGTCTCTCATTCCTTCGTTAATCTTAGAGAATATCGACACGAGGTAAGTATATTGCTGTTCTAGTTCTCTGAATATTTATGGATTGTATTTTTATACTTGCTGTTTGACCTCCTGATTCTTGGTCCAAGGGGGTGAGTGACAGACATCAATCCTTTTTGGTTGTTCCTACAGGTACTTCGTCTCCTCGTTCAAGTGTATCAAAAGTTGTCGTCTCCTGATTATTTGAGTATATGTCAGTGTCTTATGTTCTTGGACAAACCTGAAGCTGTTGCAATTATATTGGAAAAGCTTCTCCGCTCTGAAAACAAGGATGAAGCTCTTTTGGCACTTCAAATAGCTTTCGATCTTGTAGAAAATGAACGCCAAGCATTTCTCTTAAATGTGAGAGATCGCCTTTCAATTCCCAAGACTCAACCTTCTGAACCAGTGCAGCCTGGATCTATTGAACCAGATGCTTCTCAGAATGAAAATCATACTGCTCCAGAGGATGTTCAGATGACTGACGGGAGTACTGCTTCTAATTTGAATGTGCGTAAACTCATTCCAAGTGAAGTAATATATGCTGAGAGGTTGACCAAAATTAAGGGAATTTTGTCAGGAGAGACGTCAATACAGTTGACACTTCAATTCTTGTACAGCCATAACAAGTGAGACATTTGCTtgctttattttcaaattttgtactGTTTTTGTCCCTtagaaacatttatttattgGGTCCTTGCTGAGTTCGCTTCAATTTGCATACAGATCAGATCTTCTTATTCTTAAGACAATTAAGCAGTCTGTTGAGATGAGAAATAGTGTCTGTCATAGTGCAACGATTTATGCTAATGCAATTATGCATGCTGGAACGACAGTGGATACATTTCTAAGGGAAAACCTAGTGAGTCAGCTTTTCCTTTCATACTGCATTTTTGTGTATGTATACTTTGACAAGTGTGTGTTATGTTCTTATTCTTGTGGATTCTTGAAATTGTCAGGACTGGCTGAGCAGAGCCACAAACTGGGCTAAGTTTAGTGCGACTGCTGGTCTTGGAGTTATTCACAGAGGCCACCTACAACAAGGGAGGTCACTGATGGCACCTTACTTGCCTCAGGGTGGGgctgctggtggtggtggtggtggcagtCCATACTCAGAAGGTGGAGCTCTTTATGCTTTGGGTCTTATACATGCCAACCATGGTGAGGGCATCAAACAATTCCTTCGTGATAGCCTGCACAGTACTAATGTGGAGGTACTGGTTTTAGAACATGGGCATCCTTTTCTCAGGGAAcagaatttttttgttataaatgaAGTTTATATTGGGACTTTTGGGTGCAGGTAATCCAACATGGTGCATGCTTAGGTCTTGGTTTGGCAGCTCTAGGAACCGCAGACGAAGATATTTATGATGACATTAAAAATGTTCTCTACACTGACAGTGCTGTTGCTGGTGAAGCTGCAGGCATCAGTATGGGTTTACTCATGGTTGGAACTGCAAGTGAGAAGGCAAGTGAGATGCTTACTTATGCACACGAGACACAACATGAGAAGATCATACGGTAAAGTTTGCTATAGTGACCTGGTTGTGGGACTGAGGCTTCTCTGtatatgattttcaattttgtgTATTTGGTTATCGGATGTTGCAGGGGTTTAGCATTGGGAATAGCCCTTACAGTCTacggaagagaagaagaagcagacACACTAATTGAGCAGATGACTCGTGATCAGGATCCTATATTACGTTATGGTGGTATGTATGCATTGGCACTGGCCTATAGGGGAACAGCAAACAACAAAGCCATTCGGCAGCTGCTCCACTTTGCTGTATCGGATGTGAGTGATGATGTCAGGAGGACTGCTGTTCTAGCACTTGGGTTTGTCCTGTACTCTGAGCCAGAGCAGGTTggtgatttcttttttcttctgtttctgTGCTGCccgatcttttattttttgggagtGTCATTCTCAATGCAACATGATGCAtgcttttccctctttttctttgaatatcTTTTCTGCCcttcatatattttctaaatctttttcattttacttgtgtTTAATTGTACACTTTTTGTGGGTTATTCTTGACTGTTTGTTAAGTTCTCTTGTTGTATTGCTATGGATCTCACTGCACAATTAATCTGCAGACTCCTCGAATTGTCTCCCTGCTGTCTGAGTCTTACAACCCTCATGTTCGATATGGTGCGGCTCTTGCAGTGGGCATTTCCTGTGCTGGTACTGGCCTGAGTGAGGCTATATCTTTGCTAGAGCCTTTGATGTCAgatgttgttgattttgttcGTCAAGGTGCCCTCATTGCAATGGCTATGGTTATGGTCCAGATTAGTGAAGCCAGTGATTCTCGTGTTGGAACTTTCAGGTattgttttcttatattttatgtttttctcagacctttattttcttgtaatgtttctaatttcttcttaatttcTAGGCGACAATTGGAGAAAATAATACTTGATAAACATGAAGACACCATGAGCAAGATGGGTGCAATCTTGGCCTCTGGGATTCTGGATGCAGGTGGAAGGAATGTGACCATAAGATTGCTTTCCAAGACAAAGCATGATAAAGTCACGGCAGTTGTTGGTCTAGCAGTTTTCAGCCAGTTTTGGTACTGGTACCCCCTTATTTATTTCATAAGCTTGTCATTCTCGCCAACTGCTTTTATTGGACTGAATTATGACCTCAAAGTCCCAAGGTTTGAGTTCTTATCACATGCAAAACCATCACTTTTTGAATATCCTAAACCAACAACTGCACCAACGACTACTTTCACTGTAAAACTGCCCACTGCAGTTCTGTCAACGTCAGCAAAGGCCAAAACTAGGGTGAAAAAGGAAGCCGATCAGAAGGCTAATGCTGAAAAGGCATCATCTGGGGCAGAGTCTTCATCTGTTGGTCAAAATAGTGTGAAAGGAAAATCGTCTAGCGAGAGGGATGGGGACTCTATGCAGGTAATTATCAGCCACTGCTGCATGGCCACCACCTTACCCTATATAGTGTTTTACATTGATATTATTATGGTGTTAATTTATTAGTGCATTACTTCAATGAAGTCAATGTTTTCAGCTTTACCCAAATAAAGAAGTCTACGTTTGGAACTTAGAAGGGAAAACATCCCTGCgaccttttatatataatgtgtagtGGTGTGATTTCTAGGCATTGAATGTCAGTTATCGATGGAAAAATACCAGGAGGCCCTAGTTAAAAAATGAATCGATTGATCTATTGCCAGACTCAATTACTTAACACATTTTGGTTAGTTTCGGGCGTCGCATAATGATTATTTCCTACTTTCTGTATGGCAGGTTGATGGCCCAACAGAGAAGAAATCCGAGCCCGAGCCTTCTTATGAGATTCTGACTAACCCTGCCAGAGTAGTTCCTGCACAgcaaaaattcattaaatttctgGAAGAAAGTAGATACGTGCCAGTAAAGTTGGCACCTTCTGGGTTTGTTCT
Above is a genomic segment from Juglans microcarpa x Juglans regia isolate MS1-56 chromosome 1D, Jm3101_v1.0, whole genome shotgun sequence containing:
- the LOC121266205 gene encoding 26S proteasome non-ATPase regulatory subunit 1 homolog A-like; the protein is MAATMVSSAGGLLAMLNEAHPSLKLHALSNLNNLVDNFWPEISTSVPVIESLYEDEEFDQHQRQLAALLVSKVFYYLSELNDALSYALGAGSLFDVSEDSDYVHTLLAKAIDEYASLKAKAAESNAESAKVDPRLEAIVERMLDKCIADGKYPQAMGIAIECRRLDKLEEAITKSDNVQGTLSYCINVSHSFVNLREYRHEVLRLLVQVYQKLSSPDYLSICQCLMFLDKPEAVAIILEKLLRSENKDEALLALQIAFDLVENERQAFLLNVRDRLSIPKTQPSEPVQPGSIEPDASQNENHTAPEDVQMTDGSTASNLNVRKLIPSEVIYAERLTKIKGILSGETSIQLTLQFLYSHNKSDLLILKTIKQSVEMRNSVCHSATIYANAIMHAGTTVDTFLRENLDWLSRATNWAKFSATAGLGVIHRGHLQQGRSLMAPYLPQGGAAGGGGGGSPYSEGGALYALGLIHANHGEGIKQFLRDSLHSTNVEVIQHGACLGLGLAALGTADEDIYDDIKNVLYTDSAVAGEAAGISMGLLMVGTASEKASEMLTYAHETQHEKIIRGLALGIALTVYGREEEADTLIEQMTRDQDPILRYGGMYALALAYRGTANNKAIRQLLHFAVSDVSDDVRRTAVLALGFVLYSEPEQTPRIVSLLSESYNPHVRYGAALAVGISCAGTGLSEAISLLEPLMSDVVDFVRQGALIAMAMVMVQISEASDSRVGTFRRQLEKIILDKHEDTMSKMGAILASGILDAGGRNVTIRLLSKTKHDKVTAVVGLAVFSQFWYWYPLIYFISLSFSPTAFIGLNYDLKVPRFEFLSHAKPSLFEYPKPTTAPTTTFTVKLPTAVLSTSAKAKTRVKKEADQKANAEKASSGAESSSVGQNSVKGKSSSERDGDSMQVDGPTEKKSEPEPSYEILTNPARVVPAQQKFIKFLEESRYVPVKLAPSGFVLLRDLRPTEPEVLSLTDTPATAASAAGGATTGQQGSASAMAIDEEPQPPQPFEFTS